The genomic region CGAGATGGTCGAGCCCCGCTGGTCGAGGTCGGGGAGCATCGCGAAGCCGCCCGCTGCGGAGATCCAGGCGACCTGGGCGACGGTGCCCTGGACGGGTGCCCACGGCAGGGTCGCCGCACCGGCGGCTAGGCCGGACAAGGCATGCGAGTGGCCGAGCACGCGCACAGGGTGACGCCCGGACGAGGCGCGTCGGGATAGGCGCGCGGTCGGCCGACCGCAACTTCGGGGAAGTCGCGGCCTGGTCGGTGGATCAGGCAGCGACTTCCCCGAAGTCGTCGTTCAGTCGTCGAGGTCGGCGTCGTCCGTGCCGCCGCGGGCCAGCCAGGTGGCCAGCCGCTCGACGGGCACCTCGAAGTCGGGGAACTGGTCCACGAACGCCTGCATCTGGTCGGCCAGCCAGGCGAGGGTGACCTGCTCCTCGCCCCGCCGCTCGGCCAACTCCTCGAGTCCGCGATCGGTGAAGTACATGGTTCGGGTCCAGGTGTGCCGGCGGCTAGTCCGCGAAGGCCTCGGCGACCAGCTGCCGCTGCTCGAGGTCGTGCACCTTGGCCGAGCCGACCGCGGGACTCGCCGACGCCCGCCGGCTGACCCGGCGGAACGTCCGGCCCTGCGGCAGGTGCTCGGGGAGGTTGACGGCCATGAACTGCC from Blastococcus colisei harbors:
- a CDS encoding DUF6104 family protein, producing MYFTDRGLEELAERRGEEQVTLAWLADQMQAFVDQFPDFEVPVERLATWLARGGTDDADLDD